In one window of Sphingomonas glaciei DNA:
- a CDS encoding TSUP family transporter encodes MIDLWLYPVLTGVALAAGFIDAIAGGGGLIMMPALLVSGVPPLHALGTNKLQSMCGTFVAMRNYGAKGLIDWRLNLPTALIVFAGSASGALLVQYIDARTLALVIPLLLLANAVYILLSPRMGDEDAHQRLSATGYAPIGGAIGLYDGFFGPGTGSFFTSTLVALRGYGLTRATALCKYFNWTSNVAAVLLFAVGGQVLWLLGLSMAVGAMAGGWLGSHTAMRYGAKLIRPLLVTASVAMTARLLWGYFSGG; translated from the coding sequence ATGATCGACCTCTGGCTCTACCCCGTCCTGACCGGCGTCGCCCTTGCCGCGGGCTTCATCGACGCCATCGCCGGCGGGGGCGGGCTGATAATGATGCCGGCGCTGCTGGTCAGCGGGGTACCACCGCTCCATGCGCTGGGCACCAACAAGCTACAGTCGATGTGCGGCACCTTTGTCGCGATGCGCAATTATGGCGCCAAGGGGCTAATCGACTGGCGGCTCAACCTGCCGACCGCGCTGATCGTCTTCGCCGGCTCGGCCAGCGGGGCGCTGCTGGTGCAATATATCGATGCGCGCACCCTTGCGCTGGTCATCCCGCTGCTGCTGCTCGCCAATGCGGTCTACATCCTGCTCAGCCCGCGGATGGGCGACGAGGATGCCCACCAGCGGTTGAGCGCGACCGGCTATGCCCCGATCGGCGGCGCGATCGGGCTGTACGACGGCTTCTTCGGGCCCGGCACCGGCAGCTTCTTCACCTCGACCCTCGTCGCGTTGCGCGGCTACGGGCTGACCCGGGCGACGGCGCTGTGCAAATATTTCAACTGGACCAGCAACGTCGCGGCGGTGCTGCTGTTCGCGGTCGGCGGCCAAGTGCTGTGGCTGCTCGGGCTCAGCATGGCGGTGGGCGCGATGGCCGGTGGCTGGCTCGGCAGCCACACCGCCATGCGCTACGGCGCGAAGCTGATCCGGCCGCTTCTAGTCACCGCCAGCGTAGCGATGACCGCGCGGCTGCTGTGGGGCTATTTCAGCGGCGGCTGA
- the mscL gene encoding large conductance mechanosensitive channel protein MscL — protein sequence MLTDFRAFIARGNVLGLAVAVIIGAAFGTIVTSLTDDIIMPLVGSVAGGLDFSSYFVRLGDIPAGYSGSPTDYEALKKAGVPLLGYGQFITTVVNFLILAFIIFLLVRAAAKVIREEEAAGPTEDILLLREIRDSLRQPPLK from the coding sequence ATGTTGACGGATTTCCGCGCATTCATCGCCAGGGGGAATGTCCTTGGCCTCGCCGTCGCCGTGATCATCGGAGCCGCGTTCGGCACCATCGTCACCAGCCTGACCGACGACATCATCATGCCGCTGGTCGGCTCGGTCGCGGGCGGGCTCGACTTCTCCAGCTATTTCGTGCGCCTGGGCGACATTCCGGCTGGCTACAGCGGTTCCCCGACGGACTATGAAGCGCTCAAGAAGGCAGGCGTGCCGCTGCTCGGCTACGGCCAGTTCATCACCACGGTAGTCAACTTCCTGATCCTCGCTTTCATCATCTTCCTGCTGGTTCGCGCCGCGGCCAAGGTGATCCGCGAGGAAGAGGCCGCCGGTCCGACCGAGGACATTTTGCTGCTGCGCGAAATCCGCGACAGCCTGCGTCAGCCGCCGCTGAAATAG
- a CDS encoding fatty acid desaturase translates to MLSDAQRRRQTRIGLALAGAIILAFVALHVWSVFFLDLEGWRWALAVPLVAVLSWLSVGLFIIAHDAMHGSLAPGHRSVNLFLGRLTLLLYAGFWMDRLTPKHFDHHKHVGTEGDPDFAAAHPTRFWPWYLQFMVRYFGLREFLVLSVLVWSYVLILGAPLGNLLLFWALPSILSSLQLFYFGTFLPHRHEDDPFADEHRARSNDYGVVASLLTCFHFGYHREHHLSPGTPWWALPAKRRELSL, encoded by the coding sequence ATGCTCAGCGACGCACAGCGACGACGGCAGACGCGGATCGGCCTGGCCCTGGCCGGGGCGATCATCCTTGCCTTCGTCGCGCTGCACGTCTGGTCGGTCTTCTTCCTCGATCTGGAAGGCTGGCGCTGGGCGCTCGCGGTCCCGCTGGTGGCGGTGCTGAGCTGGCTCAGCGTCGGGCTGTTCATCATCGCCCATGACGCGATGCACGGCAGCCTCGCCCCCGGCCACAGGAGCGTGAACCTGTTCCTCGGCCGGCTGACCCTGCTGCTCTACGCCGGTTTCTGGATGGACCGCCTCACCCCCAAGCATTTCGACCATCACAAGCATGTCGGGACCGAAGGCGATCCCGATTTCGCCGCCGCTCACCCGACCCGTTTCTGGCCGTGGTACCTGCAGTTCATGGTCCGCTATTTCGGGCTGCGCGAATTCCTGGTGCTGAGCGTCCTGGTGTGGAGCTACGTGCTGATCCTCGGCGCGCCGCTCGGCAATCTGCTGCTGTTCTGGGCGCTGCCTTCAATCCTCTCCTCGCTGCAATTGTTCTACTTCGGCACCTTCCTGCCACACCGACATGAGGATGATCCGTTCGCCGACGAACATCGCGCGCGCAGCAACGATTATGGCGTGGTCGCCTCGCTGCTGACCTGCTTCCACTTCGGCTATCACCGCGAGCATCACCTGAGCCCCGGCACCCCGTGGTGGGCGCTGCCCGCCAAGCGCCGCGAACTCAGCCTCTAG
- a CDS encoding glycosyltransferase — MARIAFICPPFAAHLASFAALGEALRARGHEPFFLLNAGAPGTTGDIPLHHVSARAGDPAVGRVLAAAEKPGGLVATLRTIADSAALTEQLCAGGRERLKALGAEAIVGDQIEPAGFLLARALGLPFVGLACAVPIDPAPGVPLPFLDWPYEPDAHGKLRRTRSIADVLSRRQNQVIAGWAERFGIEPVASLQDCLGPVQVAQMVPEVDLPRPRPLPFVPVGPLRRAAELANAPLPFARPDKPLVFATMGTLLGGDLKLWRALAKACREAGTALVLAHGGRLGDADAAGLAVHHAAAFLPYRAVMRHAALVITHGGSNTVLDALACGVPLLVRPVGFDQPGNLARVRHHRLGEELAGLRRPGALAAQIRRVVGDETMHARCREVASALARAGGAERAAEIVEGALRP, encoded by the coding sequence TTGGCGCGGATCGCCTTCATCTGCCCGCCTTTCGCGGCGCATCTGGCGAGCTTTGCCGCGCTGGGCGAGGCGCTGCGAGCACGCGGGCACGAGCCCTTCTTCCTGCTCAATGCCGGCGCGCCCGGCACGACCGGCGACATCCCGCTCCACCACGTTTCCGCCCGTGCAGGCGATCCCGCGGTTGGGCGGGTGCTTGCCGCTGCGGAGAAGCCCGGCGGGCTGGTCGCGACGCTGCGCACCATCGCCGACAGCGCGGCGCTGACCGAGCAGCTGTGCGCTGGCGGGCGCGAGCGGCTGAAGGCGCTCGGGGCCGAGGCGATCGTCGGCGATCAGATCGAGCCCGCTGGTTTTCTCCTTGCGAGGGCGCTCGGCCTGCCGTTTGTCGGCCTGGCCTGCGCCGTCCCGATCGACCCGGCACCGGGCGTTCCCCTGCCCTTCCTCGACTGGCCCTATGAGCCGGACGCCCACGGCAAGCTGCGGCGGACCCGGAGCATCGCCGATGTGCTCAGCCGCCGGCAAAACCAGGTGATCGCCGGCTGGGCCGAGCGCTTCGGGATCGAGCCGGTCGCCAGCCTGCAGGACTGCCTCGGTCCCGTGCAGGTCGCGCAGATGGTGCCCGAAGTGGACCTGCCGCGCCCACGGCCCCTGCCCTTCGTCCCGGTCGGCCCGCTGCGACGGGCGGCGGAATTGGCGAACGCGCCGCTTCCCTTCGCCAGGCCCGACAAGCCGCTGGTGTTCGCCACCATGGGCACCTTGCTCGGCGGCGATCTCAAGCTGTGGCGCGCGCTTGCCAAGGCCTGCCGCGAGGCGGGAACCGCGCTGGTGCTGGCTCATGGCGGGCGGCTGGGCGACGCCGACGCGGCAGGGCTTGCGGTCCACCATGCCGCCGCCTTCCTGCCCTATCGCGCCGTCATGCGGCACGCCGCGCTGGTCATCACCCATGGCGGCAGCAACACGGTGCTCGATGCGCTCGCCTGCGGGGTGCCGCTGCTGGTACGACCGGTCGGCTTCGACCAGCCCGGCAACCTTGCCCGGGTGCGGCACCACCGGCTGGGCGAGGAACTGGCAGGCCTGCGCCGGCCCGGTGCACTGGCCGCACAGATCAGGCGGGTGGTGGGCGACGAGACGATGCACGCCCGCTGCCGCGAGGTCGCCTCGGCCCTCGCCAGGGCGGGCGGTGCCGAGCGTGCGGCAGAAATCGTCGAGGGCGCGCTGCGTCCCTGA
- the queA gene encoding tRNA preQ1(34) S-adenosylmethionine ribosyltransferase-isomerase QueA, with protein MKVDLFDFVLPEENIALRPARPRDAARMLLVKGQRMEDRSVRDLPDLLRRGDVLVFNDTKVIPAQLEGRRGEASIGATLHKRHDLRAWWAFVRNARRVRVGDTVQFGGGVEAVCEEKSSDGALLLRFGGEEPVELLLTRAGTMPLPPYIASKRPIDEADAQDYQTMFAAREGAVAAPTASLHFTSRLLAALDVAGIARETLTLHVGAGTFLPVKAEDTAEHRMHAEWGQIDAATADRLNAARAAGGRIIAVGTTVLRLLESAAGEDGAIRPFEGDTAIFITPGYRWKAVGGLMTNFHLPKSTLFMLVSALMGLDTMQRAYGHAIASGYRFYSYGDSSLLLPQG; from the coding sequence ATGAAAGTGGACCTGTTCGACTTCGTCCTTCCCGAGGAAAATATCGCGCTACGCCCGGCGCGGCCACGCGATGCTGCGCGGATGCTGCTGGTCAAGGGCCAGCGGATGGAAGATCGTTCCGTCCGCGACCTGCCCGACCTGCTCCGGCGCGGCGATGTCCTCGTCTTCAACGACACAAAGGTCATTCCCGCGCAGCTCGAGGGCCGGCGCGGAGAGGCGAGCATTGGCGCGACGCTGCACAAGCGCCACGATCTGCGGGCCTGGTGGGCGTTCGTTCGCAACGCCCGGAGGGTGCGGGTCGGCGATACGGTGCAGTTCGGCGGCGGGGTCGAGGCGGTGTGCGAGGAGAAGAGCAGCGACGGCGCACTGCTGCTCCGCTTCGGCGGCGAGGAGCCGGTCGAGCTGCTACTGACCCGCGCCGGGACCATGCCGCTGCCGCCCTACATCGCGTCGAAGCGGCCGATCGATGAGGCCGATGCGCAGGATTACCAAACGATGTTCGCGGCGCGTGAGGGGGCGGTGGCGGCGCCGACTGCCTCGCTCCACTTCACCTCGCGCCTGCTCGCCGCGCTCGATGTGGCGGGAATAGCCCGCGAGACGCTGACGCTGCATGTCGGGGCGGGCACCTTCCTGCCGGTCAAGGCGGAGGACACCGCCGAGCACCGGATGCATGCCGAATGGGGCCAGATCGATGCCGCCACCGCCGACCGCCTCAATGCGGCCCGCGCCGCTGGGGGGCGGATCATCGCGGTCGGGACCACCGTCTTGCGGCTGCTGGAAAGCGCGGCGGGGGAGGATGGCGCCATCCGTCCGTTCGAAGGCGACACCGCCATCTTCATCACGCCCGGCTATCGTTGGAAGGCGGTCGGCGGGCTGATGACCAATTTCCATCTGCCCAAATCGACCCTATTCATGCTGGTCAGCGCGTTGATGGGGCTCGACACCATGCAGCGCGCCTACGGCCATGCGATCGCGAGCGGGTACCGTTTCTACAGCTATGGGGATTCGAGCCTGCTCCTGCCGCAGGGGTGA
- a CDS encoding peptidylprolyl isomerase → MKLTFALPLLALLSAPALAQAPAATPAPLPINAPAAVAADLSNRWTIELSSGGTVVVQLRPDAAPQAVERIKTLTRQGFYNGLLFHRVIPGFMAQGGDPKGDGTGGSPLPDVKAEFNSLPHLRGTVSAARAASPDSANSQFYIMFVPRISLDGKYTVFGRVISGMNFVDQIAPGEPPAEPTRIVRATLGG, encoded by the coding sequence ATGAAGCTTACTTTCGCGTTGCCGCTGCTCGCTCTGCTGTCCGCGCCGGCACTGGCCCAGGCGCCCGCCGCCACCCCCGCGCCGCTGCCGATCAACGCCCCGGCCGCCGTCGCCGCCGACCTGTCGAACCGCTGGACGATCGAGCTGTCCAGCGGCGGCACAGTGGTAGTCCAACTGCGCCCCGACGCCGCGCCGCAGGCGGTAGAGCGGATCAAGACGCTGACCCGGCAGGGTTTCTACAACGGCCTGCTGTTTCACCGCGTAATCCCCGGCTTCATGGCGCAGGGCGGCGATCCCAAGGGCGATGGCACCGGCGGCAGCCCGCTGCCCGACGTCAAGGCCGAGTTCAATTCGCTGCCGCACCTGCGTGGCACCGTGTCGGCCGCCCGCGCGGCCAGCCCGGACAGCGCCAACAGCCAGTTCTACATCATGTTCGTGCCGCGCATCTCGCTCGACGGGAAGTACACCGTGTTCGGGCGGGTGATTTCCGGCATGAACTTCGTCGACCAAATCGCGCCGGGCGAGCCGCCGGCCGAGCCGACCCGCATCGTCCGCGCCACGCTGGGCGGCTAG
- the coaD gene encoding pantetheine-phosphate adenylyltransferase: MSRTAVYPGTFDPITLGHLDIIQRGARMCDKLVIGVTTNPSKQPMFTVEERIAMVEREVAELPHVSVTQFDSLLMDFAESQGAAMILRGLRAVADFEYEYQMAGMNQQLNDRIETVFLMADVSLQPIASRLVKEIARYGGDINKFVTPAVAADVAARIGHKGKK, encoded by the coding sequence GTGAGCCGCACCGCCGTCTATCCGGGGACCTTCGACCCGATCACGCTTGGCCACCTCGACATCATTCAGCGCGGGGCGCGGATGTGCGACAAATTGGTGATCGGGGTCACGACCAATCCGTCCAAGCAGCCGATGTTCACGGTCGAGGAGCGGATCGCGATGGTCGAGCGGGAGGTGGCTGAGTTGCCACACGTCTCGGTCACCCAGTTCGACAGCCTGCTGATGGACTTTGCCGAAAGCCAGGGCGCGGCGATGATCCTGCGCGGCCTGCGCGCCGTCGCCGACTTCGAATACGAATATCAGATGGCCGGCATGAACCAGCAGCTCAATGACCGGATCGAGACGGTCTTCCTGATGGCCGACGTGTCGCTTCAGCCGATTGCGTCAAGGCTGGTGAAAGAAATCGCGCGTTATGGCGGCGATATCAACAAGTTCGTCACGCCTGCCGTGGCCGCCGACGTGGCTGCCCGGATCGGGCACAAGGGGAAGAAATGA
- a CDS encoding polyprenyl synthetase family protein has product MMHVVAEETDLLGEARRIAAGVDRLFEDALADRCDGRDRLCQAMRHAGIGGGKRLRPLLTVAAARLFGIDEDRALRAGSAIEAIHVYSLIHDDLPCMDDDDLRRGKPTVHKAYDEATAVLAGDCFHALAFELLADEATHEDPFVRSELVVELAKASGLDGMGGGQAMDLAAEGEFLDLAAITRLQQLKTGALIEYAVEAAVIMGRVAEDGRAPYRGYARNVGLAFQIADDLLDHEGDESAAGKKLHKDADAGKATFVSLLGPERARLQADMLVTQAIEHLHGHGEEAELLRAIARYAVERDR; this is encoded by the coding sequence ATGATGCACGTCGTGGCCGAGGAGACCGACCTGCTCGGCGAAGCACGCCGGATTGCTGCCGGAGTCGATCGCCTGTTCGAGGACGCGCTGGCCGACCGCTGCGACGGCCGCGACCGCTTGTGCCAGGCGATGCGCCATGCCGGGATCGGCGGCGGCAAAAGGCTCCGCCCGCTGCTGACGGTGGCTGCCGCGCGGCTGTTCGGGATCGACGAAGATCGCGCGCTTCGGGCCGGATCGGCGATCGAGGCGATCCACGTCTACAGCCTGATCCACGACGACCTTCCCTGCATGGATGACGACGACCTGCGCCGCGGCAAGCCGACCGTGCACAAGGCGTATGACGAGGCGACCGCGGTGCTCGCCGGTGATTGCTTCCACGCGCTGGCCTTCGAACTGCTCGCCGACGAAGCGACGCACGAGGACCCTTTCGTCCGCTCCGAACTGGTGGTCGAGCTGGCCAAGGCCTCGGGTCTCGACGGAATGGGCGGGGGCCAGGCGATGGACCTTGCCGCCGAGGGCGAGTTCCTCGACCTGGCCGCGATCACCCGGTTGCAGCAGCTCAAGACCGGAGCCCTGATCGAATATGCGGTGGAGGCGGCGGTCATCATGGGCCGCGTCGCCGAGGACGGGCGGGCGCCGTACCGTGGCTATGCCCGCAACGTCGGGCTTGCGTTCCAGATCGCCGACGACCTGCTCGACCACGAGGGTGACGAAAGCGCCGCGGGCAAGAAGCTCCACAAGGATGCCGACGCCGGAAAGGCGACCTTCGTGTCGCTGCTCGGACCCGAGCGGGCTCGGCTCCAGGCCGATATGCTGGTGACCCAGGCGATCGAGCATCTCCACGGTCACGGCGAGGAAGCCGAACTCCTCCGCGCCATCGCCCGCTATGCGGTGGAGCGCGACCGGTGA
- a CDS encoding exodeoxyribonuclease VII small subunit — protein MASTPETLSFEAALARLEDIVRLLERGEAPLDQSIDLYQEGDRLKRLCEERLKSAQARIDAIALGPDGQPAGTRPFEAQ, from the coding sequence ATGGCAAGCACCCCCGAAACCCTGTCGTTCGAAGCCGCCCTGGCGCGGCTCGAGGACATCGTCCGCCTGCTCGAACGCGGCGAGGCGCCGCTCGACCAGTCGATCGACCTCTATCAGGAAGGCGACCGGCTGAAGCGCTTGTGCGAGGAGCGGCTGAAGTCCGCCCAGGCGCGGATCGACGCGATCGCGCTGGGGCCCGACGGTCAGCCCGCCGGCACCCGCCCGTTCGAGGCGCAATGA
- a CDS encoding DUF1013 domain-containing protein — translation MPHATAAWLVDNSSLTFEQIAEFCGLHILEVQAIADDTAATKLTGRDPLRSGELTHEEIERGQADPNYSLKMFKAPEQVTRTKGPRYTPVSKRQDKPDGIAWIIKNHPEVSDGMIGKLIGTTRTTIAAIRDRSHWNIANIQPKDPVTLGLTSQRELDAAVAKAQKAAGIEHVDDGRLDTDRASLIEQLRAEREQHVRDAEAAALDAQRDERGLAPGEIVPGIADPFRK, via the coding sequence ATGCCGCATGCGACTGCCGCCTGGCTGGTCGACAACAGCAGCCTGACCTTTGAGCAGATCGCCGAATTCTGCGGCCTCCACATCCTCGAGGTGCAGGCGATCGCCGACGACACCGCGGCGACCAAGCTGACCGGGCGCGATCCGCTCCGTTCGGGCGAGCTGACGCACGAGGAAATCGAGCGCGGCCAGGCTGATCCCAACTACAGCCTCAAGATGTTCAAGGCGCCCGAGCAGGTCACCCGCACCAAGGGCCCGCGCTACACCCCGGTGTCGAAACGCCAGGACAAGCCCGACGGAATCGCCTGGATCATCAAGAACCATCCGGAAGTGTCGGACGGGATGATCGGCAAGTTGATCGGCACCACCCGCACCACGATCGCGGCAATCCGCGACCGCAGCCACTGGAACATCGCCAACATCCAGCCCAAGGATCCGGTCACCCTAGGCCTGACCTCGCAGCGCGAACTGGATGCGGCGGTCGCCAAGGCGCAGAAGGCAGCCGGGATCGAGCATGTCGACGACGGCCGTCTCGACACCGACCGCGCCAGCCTGATCGAACAGCTCCGCGCCGAGCGCGAGCAGCATGTCCGCGACGCCGAAGCCGCCGCCCTCGACGCCCAGCGCGACGAGCGTGGCCTGGCGCCGGGCGAGATCGTACCCGGCATCGCGGATCCATTCCGCAAGTAA
- a CDS encoding NAD(P)H-quinone oxidoreductase — protein MDLPDVMTAIEISQPGGPEVLVPVTRPVPSPGPGELLVRVAAAGVNRPDVLQRRGFYPPPPGASDIPGLEIAGEVVAAGDGATHHIGTQVTALVAGGGYADYAIAPAATSLPVPHGLSMAEAAALPETLFTVWVNLFERGFASDGDWVLVHGGTSGIGTMAISLCRLLGVKAIVTCGSDEKCAAAREFGAAAAINYKTQDFVEEVKRLTGGAGADVILDMVGGDYLPRNIACLADDGRHVSIATQRGVTAELNILDVMRRRLTLTGSTLRPRPVGFKGLVAEELRREIWPFVESGQLRPVMDRTFPLEQAATAHARMEAGEHVGKIVLVAG, from the coding sequence ATGGACCTTCCGGACGTGATGACGGCCATCGAGATCAGCCAGCCAGGCGGGCCCGAGGTGCTGGTGCCGGTCACCCGCCCCGTGCCGAGCCCCGGCCCGGGCGAGCTGCTGGTCCGGGTCGCCGCCGCCGGGGTCAACCGCCCGGACGTCCTCCAGCGCCGCGGCTTCTATCCGCCGCCGCCGGGCGCCAGCGACATTCCCGGGCTTGAGATCGCCGGCGAGGTGGTCGCAGCGGGCGATGGCGCGACCCACCACATCGGCACGCAGGTCACGGCGCTGGTCGCTGGCGGCGGCTATGCCGATTATGCAATCGCTCCGGCCGCCACTTCCCTCCCGGTGCCGCACGGGCTGAGCATGGCCGAGGCGGCGGCGCTGCCCGAGACCCTGTTCACCGTTTGGGTCAACCTCTTCGAGCGCGGCTTTGCCAGCGATGGCGACTGGGTGCTGGTCCACGGCGGCACAAGCGGGATCGGGACGATGGCGATTTCGCTCTGCCGACTGCTCGGCGTCAAGGCGATCGTGACCTGCGGAAGTGACGAGAAATGCGCGGCCGCCCGCGAGTTCGGTGCGGCGGCGGCGATCAACTACAAGACGCAGGATTTCGTCGAGGAAGTGAAGCGGCTGACCGGCGGGGCAGGGGCGGACGTCATCCTCGACATGGTCGGCGGCGACTATCTGCCGCGCAACATCGCCTGCCTGGCCGATGACGGCCGGCACGTCTCCATCGCCACGCAGCGCGGGGTGACGGCCGAACTCAACATCCTCGACGTGATGCGTCGCCGGCTGACGCTGACCGGCTCGACGCTGCGGCCCCGCCCGGTCGGGTTCAAGGGCTTGGTCGCCGAGGAACTCCGCCGCGAGATCTGGCCCTTCGTGGAGAGTGGGCAGCTGCGCCCGGTGATGGACCGTACCTTCCCGCTGGAGCAGGCGGCCACCGCACACGCCCGGATGGAGGCGGGGGAGCATGTCGGCAAGATCGTTCTGGTAGCTGGCTGA
- a CDS encoding DUF1192 domain-containing protein, which translates to MDDDLFSSRPEDPLALLARQDLDPLSFDELDARILALEAEIARIRSHKDTVTLHRSAADALFKR; encoded by the coding sequence ATGGACGATGATCTCTTCTCGTCACGCCCCGAGGATCCGCTGGCGCTGCTTGCCCGCCAGGATCTCGATCCGCTCAGTTTCGACGAGTTGGACGCCCGCATCCTCGCCCTCGAGGCGGAGATCGCGCGGATCCGCTCGCACAAGGATACGGTCACTCTTCACCGTTCTGCGGCCGATGCGCTGTTCAAGCGATAG